The segment AAGCCATACAACTTTATTACAACTCCCCTCTAAACGCCTTCCTTAAAATTACCTGTCTGCCTGTGCGGACACGCAGACAGGTTTCATTTCTTCAAGTTCCTTTTCTGTTTCATCGTATAGCTTTAAGAGTTCTTCCCGCTGAAGCCTGGGGTCTATAAGTTTTGCCCTTGTGTCTGCCTCGTTTAAGACTTCCATAAACCTTCAATCTCCCTATCCACAATCCCTCGGACAGATGTTTTGCAGTTTCATGCTCTGTTGATTTTACCACTTTTATAATCCAAACAAAAGCCAAAATCTATACGAACCCCTCGAAATGTCACTATCGTCATCATCTAATTCCTTTTTTACACCTTTTTAAGGTAAAATTAACAAGAATAGATAAAGGTTCATATATGATTTCGCCTGAAGAGGAAGAATACATATTGAGCAAGGCATATGTGCCAGAGCACATAGTCAGTTTGATGGCTCTGATATCAAAAGGAGAACCATTTTTAATAAAAGAAGATTATATTTGCTTCTCAAAAGATAACTGGCTGATCTTTGTTGGATACCCGTTAAGTTATGATTTTACAAATGAAGATATTGAAGGAATACTGAACGATGTTATTAAAAGATTCCAGCCTGAGTATACATGGTTTATCGCTCCTGAGGTGCCCCATTCATTGATTAAATCATGCCGGGAAAGAGAAAGTGACGAATACTATAGACTTGATTTACAGGGGATGGAAATTAAAAAAGATTTAAGGCGTATAGTTAAAAAAGCATCTATGGAATTAACCATTGAGAGAGTCAAGGAGATTTCAAAAGAACACAAAAAACTTATATCAGAATTCATAGAAAGAGAAAAACCGTCTCCTCGAGTTAGAGAACTATTTTTCAGTATGCCAGAATATGTCACCCGTTCAAAGACCGCTATCGTTTTAACCGCATGGGATAAAAGAAAGAATTTATCAGCCTTTTATATAATTGAACTCGCTGCAGAAAAATTCGCAACTTATGTGGTTGGCTGTCATTCTAAGAAAAACTATGTTCCTCGAGCATCAGATCTCCTATTTCTTGAGATGATAAATCTTGCTAAAGAACAGGATAAAACTTATATTAATTTAGGGCTTGGGGTAAATGAAGGAATAAGGAGATTCAAGGAGAAATGGGGTGGTGTTCCCTTTCTCAGATATGAATTTTGTGAATACTTTAGTGGACATACTAAACCACTTAAATTGATAAGGGAACTAGAATCAAAATTATGAATCTCTGGAACACAAAAGAAAATGAAAATGACAGTTAAGGGGATATTTTCGAAAGAAAAAGACCTCAAGATGATATGGGAAATCGAAAAGAATAGGAGAAAATCGTATTTAGTAGGCACTGCACATATCTTTCCATATAGCTTCAAAAAATCGCTAACCAGATATATAAGCAATGTAAATACTGTTTTATTAGAAGGTCCCCTCGACGAAAGTTCAATGAGCACTGTAGTAGAGCAGGGTTCAGGAGGAGGTGAAAACCCATCTTTCTATGATGCTCTAGATGTTCAGACAATTATTAAAATCAACAAAGAACTTGGATATCCTTTTAGTGGTCTTAGTTCATTTACCTCTTATATGGATATTTTTAAGGTAGGGTCTGGTGACCTGCTATACTATCAGATTAGGGGACAAAGGCCATGGTTGGCTTTCTTTAACATCTGGTTTCATTATTTAAAGAAAAGAGGCTGGAAGTATACGATGGATGTAGATGCCTTTAACATAGCCAAACAAGTGGGTAAGGATGTTTATCATCTTGAAAAGATAGAGGAACAGATAGAAGCCTTAGAGGGAATACCTCTTGAAAGAATTGTAAATTTTATTAAAAAAATAGGACAATGGAGTGAATATACGTATGACTATGTAAAACATTATCTAAGAGGAGACTTAGAGGTATTAATGTCTGCTGCCAGAGAATTTCCAACCCGCTGCGAGTCTATAATAGACAGGCGGGACCCGATACTATATGAAAGGATGAAGGCATTCTTAGAGAAAGGAAATGCTATTGTGTTTGTAGGAATAACACATATACAGGGAATCAAAAAGATGCTTCTTGAAGATGGATATAAAGTTTAAATAACCGTTACCTCAATAGAGTCGCTTTTTAATGCCTCAGTGATGGTTTTCACGCACATCTGGAAATATTCTTCAGAGAGTATCTCTTCCATCATGTATTTTCTGTATATCCATAAAACCTTTCTCTGATAATTCATTCTGTCTATTATCACGCTGTTGACCTTTCCAGCAAGACTATTTGCAAGCCTTTCAGGGTTCTGTGGCAGGACAGGACCGATGAATGCATATGTTGATATTCCTTCTTTATGGAGGGTTTCGAGTGCCTTTAGCCTTAAAGAAAGTGGAGGTGCATATGGCTCAAAGATCCTCTTTATATCTTCCCTATCTGTGGTTATGGTAATGCCAACGCTGCAATTAACCTTTTTTATTAAATCAATATCTCTAATTACGAGAGGAGATTTCGTCAGGATTGAGATTGAGAGATTGTTGTTTATCAGTCTTTCAAGACACCTTCGGGTGATCAGGTATCTTTTCTCAAGGGGCTGGTATGGGTCTGTGACTGTTCCTATGAGAACAGAGCCTGAACGTATTGTTTTCAACTGTCTCTCCAGCACAGAAGGGGCATTTATCTTAGCATCCACAAATCCCCCCCACGGCTCTGTATGTCCTGTGAATCGTTTGATAAATGTGGCATAACAATATCTGCATGCGTGTGCACAACCGACATAGGGATTAAGACAGTAATCATAGCCCTCTATCCCTGTTTTTGTTAGGATGCTTTTGATATAGATTTTTCTGACTATCATCTATAGGAATATGTTATGTTATTATTATAATAAATCTGTGTAAAATACAGGAGGAAATTATGAACCGACGGGAATTTCTGAGATTTACTGTGGCAACTGGTATAGGATTAACTGTTCCTAACACTCTTGATATACTCTCAGAAAGTGCCTCTGCATCAAAAATTCCAGACCTCGTTGTTGTAGAGGGTGCATCTCCCTCAAAAATTACAATAGCTGCTATCGATGCTATCGGTGGTATGAGGAGATTTATATCGAGGGGAGACATTGTGGTAGTAAAGCCAAATATCGGATTCGACAGAACACCTGAATACGCTGCTAACACGAACCCGGAGGTCGTCTCTACAGTTGTGAGGCTCTGTTATGAGGCAGGTGCAAAGAATGTCAAGGTCTTTGACAGGACTGTAAACGATGCGAGGCGGTGCTATGTCCAGAGCGGGATCGCAGATGCATCAAAAAAGGTTGGTGCAGAGGTAAGTCACATAGATGACAGGAAGTTCAGCGAGATAAAGATTAATGGACAGGCACTTAAATCGTGGCCGCTTTATACAGAGATACTTGAAGCAGACAAGGTGATAAATATCCCTGTAGCGAAGCATCACAGTCTCGCAAAGCTCACGATGGCGATGAAAAACTGGATGGGGATAATGGGAGGATTTAGAAGGCAGATACATCAGAGACTCGACGAAAGTCTTGTGGATATTGCTACTGTTATAAAACCAACACTCACCATACTTGATGCGGTAAGAATACTTATTGCAAATGGTCCTCAGGGTGGTAGCCTTGAAGATGTAAAGAAAATAGATACAGTAATAGTAGGGGTTGATCAGGTGGCTGTAGATTCATGTGGTGCTACGCTCTTTGGTCTCAAGGGCTCTGATCTTGGCTATGTCCGTATATCTGCTCAGTCAGGACTCGGAGAGATGGATATTAGTAAACTAACGGTCAAAAAGTTCTCTGTATGAAAGCAAGCAACATTCGTAGGGTTTCTCAAGGTATATTCCTTCTCCTTTTTCTATATCTCTTTTTACAGACCGAATCAAAAGGGAAAGATGAACTTGGCTATCCTGTAAAGCTATTTCTTGATTTTGATCCCCTTGTATTTGTCACGACACTCCTTTCTGCACACTCTGTAGCAAAATGGTTCTTTCTTTCCCTTTTCATTATTATGCTTACAATTATTCTTGGAAGGGTCTTCTGCGGATGGGTATGCCCGCTTGGAACCTTGAATAACATAATTGGAAGGTGGGAAGTAAAAAGTGAGAAGTGGAAAACAGAAAAGAAAGACTGGAATAAGATCAAATATTACATACTCGTTTTTCTTCTTTTTTCCTCACTTTTTACACTTCAACTTGTGGGGATAATGGATCCAATATCTCTTCTTATCCGTTCACTCTCGATAAGTATATACCCACTTTTCAATTATGCTATCCGTTTCTTTTTTGACACGGTTTATCTTCATGGAGGTTCCATAAGCAATGTTACCGAACCTATCTATTCTATCCTTAAGAAAACTCTGTTGTCCTTTCAACAGCCAATCTTTAGCCAGAATCTCTTTATCGGGAGTATATTTATTGGTATATTACTTCTAAATCTCTCCGAGAAGAGATTCTGGTGTAAATTCCTCTGTCCGCTCGGTGCTCTTCTCGGTCTATTTTCAAGGTATTCTTTACTAAACAGGAAGGTCTCTGAAGGGTGTAATTCCTGTAATTTATGTAACATGGTCTGCCAGGGAGGAACTAATCCCCATAAGAAAGAAGAGTGGAAGAAGGCTGAGTGTATTTATTGCCTTAACTGTGACGATATCTG is part of the Nitrospirota bacterium genome and harbors:
- a CDS encoding DUF362 domain-containing protein encodes the protein MNRREFLRFTVATGIGLTVPNTLDILSESASASKIPDLVVVEGASPSKITIAAIDAIGGMRRFISRGDIVVVKPNIGFDRTPEYAANTNPEVVSTVVRLCYEAGAKNVKVFDRTVNDARRCYVQSGIADASKKVGAEVSHIDDRKFSEIKINGQALKSWPLYTEILEADKVINIPVAKHHSLAKLTMAMKNWMGIMGGFRRQIHQRLDESLVDIATVIKPTLTILDAVRILIANGPQGGSLEDVKKIDTVIVGVDQVAVDSCGATLFGLKGSDLGYVRISAQSGLGEMDISKLTVKKFSV
- a CDS encoding 4Fe-4S binding protein, whose amino-acid sequence is MKASNIRRVSQGIFLLLFLYLFLQTESKGKDELGYPVKLFLDFDPLVFVTTLLSAHSVAKWFFLSLFIIMLTIILGRVFCGWVCPLGTLNNIIGRWEVKSEKWKTEKKDWNKIKYYILVFLLFSSLFTLQLVGIMDPISLLIRSLSISIYPLFNYAIRFFFDTVYLHGGSISNVTEPIYSILKKTLLSFQQPIFSQNLFIGSIFIGILLLNLSEKRFWCKFLCPLGALLGLFSRYSLLNRKVSEGCNSCNLCNMVCQGGTNPHKKEEWKKAECIYCLNCDDICPDNAVNFGFFLKGGVRQGIDLGRRRVVVSALSGVIAIPLFKVSPFLKAGFSNPVLIRPPGALPEGEFLKRCVKCGECMKVCITNGLQPTLFEAGLEGIWSPMLVPRLGYCEYRCTLCGQVCPTEAIKRLELSEKVKVKIGLAAIDKNRCLPYAQAIDCIVCEEVCPTPKKAIWFEEAKVRNREGRVRPIKQPVVDLELCIGCGICETRCPVVDKPAIYVTSIGESRSNENQILLGGYRGTPKSN
- a CDS encoding radical SAM protein, producing the protein MIVRKIYIKSILTKTGIEGYDYCLNPYVGCAHACRYCYATFIKRFTGHTEPWGGFVDAKINAPSVLERQLKTIRSGSVLIGTVTDPYQPLEKRYLITRRCLERLINNNLSISILTKSPLVIRDIDLIKKVNCSVGITITTDREDIKRIFEPYAPPLSLRLKALETLHKEGISTYAFIGPVLPQNPERLANSLAGKVNSVIIDRMNYQRKVLWIYRKYMMEEILSEEYFQMCVKTITEALKSDSIEVTVI
- a CDS encoding TraB/GumN family protein gives rise to the protein MKMTVKGIFSKEKDLKMIWEIEKNRRKSYLVGTAHIFPYSFKKSLTRYISNVNTVLLEGPLDESSMSTVVEQGSGGGENPSFYDALDVQTIIKINKELGYPFSGLSSFTSYMDIFKVGSGDLLYYQIRGQRPWLAFFNIWFHYLKKRGWKYTMDVDAFNIAKQVGKDVYHLEKIEEQIEALEGIPLERIVNFIKKIGQWSEYTYDYVKHYLRGDLEVLMSAAREFPTRCESIIDRRDPILYERMKAFLEKGNAIVFVGITHIQGIKKMLLEDGYKV